The Paenibacillus amylolyticus genome contains the following window.
CCCTTGCCGAACATCGTGGTGATATTACTCGTGCATTGAGGGCATGGGCGGAGAATCAGTTTTTGCCACAGTATTATGATGTGCAGTCTTCTGCGTATCGTACCAATGAATATTCGCTTAAGCCAGGAGCGACGTTGGCATGGGATGTGGAATCACAGACAGGCCAATCGTCGGATAAGAAGGAGAAGGCGCAAATACCCGGGACTCAACCCATAGATCTGCTGTTATACGCGGCGGTGATGATTCTACGATATGAGCCGAATTATAGCAAAGCCGAAGGTCAGACTTTCCTGGAACTCGCGAAGCAGCTCGGCAACAGACGTGCGGCACTGATGATGACGGAAGGCAGCGGGACATATGCGAAAGACGATATTCATGTGAAAACGGAAGAAGTGGAATGCAAAGCAAATGATGTATTCGCTCTGATGACCATTCACATTCGGAAGGAAGAGCCCGGTGCCTATCAGCAGGCACTTACCTTTATCACTCATCTATTGAAGCAGGGCTTTCCGAAAAGTTATAAGATCAAGCTGAAATCTGCCGTAAAGCAGTATTTGCCAATCAAAGGACTCGCGAAGTCGGATACCCACCGATTCTTTGCCAATGCACTGGCGTATCCGGAGTTGCATCCACTCCTGGAAGAGTATGCGCGTGAGGCTATTCAGGAGTTTGAGTTTTACGAGGATACCGAAGGCGAGAAGAATTGTATGCCAGGCAGTTATGCAACCTTTGGGCTGGGGCTTGTAGATGAGCGGTATTTCCCGCTGATTGAATATTACATGGGCGAAGTGGATGATGAGCATCAGTTAATTCAGGATAAGTTCATTGCGGCATTTGTGGAACAACAGGGTGTAACAGCACAATCCATACCTGCGTTAGTTGCCAGCTTGCGTCGTTCGACCGACAGTCTGAAGCTGAAAATTCAGCCTGAGCTGGAGAATGATGAAATACTTGAACGGTTGGTTAGGCAGATTCAAGGACTTGAGCATTTTGAAGCGGAACGTGTACTCTACCCGATCTTCGGCAAGGTGGAGAAGCTTGCAACGCTGGCTCGCAAAGCGGAGGGAAGACGGAAGGACTTATTAATGAATCTGTTGCAGACCGCAGGGAAATCAAAACGTTAACAAGACAAGTGAAATTATACTGGGCATGACAGTTGAGCATATCAGCGAATTGAAAGTGCATAAGGAGAGGCAGGGGAAGTTGTGGAGGTATTGAGTCGAGACATGTGGCAGGGGTTGAACGCCCAGGACAAAGAGGCTTGGATGCGTAAGCTGGTTCATCAGTTACCGGAAGGTATGCAATATGAGGGACTTGAAACATTTGAACGATTCGGTCAGCGAATGGAGACAGGTGTATTTACGGAGGATGGACTTAGATTTGTATTTGTGCCTGGGGATCAAGTCACGCTTGGCTGGGATCGTTGGCAGCATGGCATGAACCCAGAGACCTCAGCCGACCTGCGTGAAATGGTCAGTGAGTATGGTGTGGAGGACGTGGATTCGTTTCTGGCGAGTCAGATGTCACCTGTGAGAGAAGTTACTATTGCGCCGATGCTTGTGGAATGTGAACTGATCTCGCTTGGTTGGATTGAAGTATCGGAGGAGGAAGCATTTGCGCAGGAAGACCCTGATTTCCCTGCGGCACTGGAGCAGTTCAAGCAATCGGATATACGTGAATATGAATTGCATCAACAATTCCGTCTGATTCGCCAAAGTGAAGATGAAGTCCGAATTCTGTGGTTTAACGAAGGTATAGAGCTGGAAGACGTCGTGAGAGAGGAAGCAGCGGCAGGCTTTGGTTTGCTGACTGAAGAGGAATGGGAGTATATCTATGGTGGCGGTTGTCGCACATTATTTCCCTGGGGGGACAGCTTCGACTATACGATGAGATTGAAGCACTTTGGAAATCCGGAAGGCGTAGATGAGATAGTGGATGGATCGGGAGAGTCGGCCTCTTCACAGGTTGAAGAAAAGGAAGATGATCGTGCTTATGATCTGGAACTGCCGAATTTCTTCGGGGTGCAATTTGCCGGTGATCCCTACAAGGTTGAGCTTACGCTCGATACGGATGGAGACGTGATGCCTAAAGGCGGGGACGGCGGTAGCCTAATATGTGGGGGTACAGGACCATTGGTTGGTTTCTTGCCTGCTGCTGCGGTGTATTATCGAGACGTTAATGCCAGTGAACTCGACTGGGAGGATCTCATAGATGCGATGTACTATCGCAGGGCTGTTCGTTTAACGGAAGTGGCACTTTAATTATGATGAAACGTATCTATCAAGTTGTTGCTGCATATACAGATGGGGAAATTCAGATCATCATGGAGCGGTAGTTGTTGGAAGAGTTATTACATTTGCCTCTATCTGTTGGAATGTTTCATCAGGACTGGAAAATCGCACAGAATATATGTCTTCGGGTGGCAGATCATCCGAATGCCAATGTCAGAGCCAATGCAGTCATGGGGTTAGTTCATACAGCACGTACCAAAGGGAAATTAGAAAAACGGCTTGTGAAGCCTGTTGTACTGAAGGAACTTAGGGAGAAAGCATGTGGAGAAAGGGGTGAAAAATGTTTAAAGAACAGGAACTTCAACTGGATAAATGGTTCGCTTTCCGGTTGAGCGTGATGCTGGATAGCGGATTAATCAATTACAAGCATGTTCATCCGTTTTGTGATCAAATGATTGAAAAAAGTGACAAGCCGCCTTACTGGTTGATTGAAATTTCAATAGCAAAATTTCAGCCAGATACCATTCGTATTGTAAATCAATATGCTTATGGGGAACCTTATGTAAACGAACCGTCAGATCTATACGACATGTATATTGCCTGTATGTTGCTAAAAGTTGAAACGAGGGAAATGTCATGGGCGTCCTTTTTGTTAGCAGCAGGAAGTTATGCAGATGGTTACCAGCAGGTGAAAGAAGATTGTAGTTACTTCTATGATATGCTTAACGAGCTTGAGGATTCGGAGTTCAACCTCATTATCGAGGCTCGGCAACAGCTAGAGATAAGAGCACTATTCGCCAATGAGATGGAGAAAATTATTCCGTTATACCAGATGTTTAAAAGATATTTCCGCAAATACCTTGCGACACATAAAGGGCAAGGATAAAACACACATCAAATCAGTCCCAGCTCATAGAGCGGGACCGAAGTGATGTGTGTTTTTATTTTCTATTTCGATGATAAGAATCGTGCATGGATTATTTCACTTTTTGTACAGATACCGCCATTTGCTCCAGTTGAGTGTGAGTCAATTGGTTATTCGGTGAGCTGATGGTTACATAACGATCATCCAGTTTGAACGTGAGCATATCCGTTTGGTCTGGTGTATACCATTTGGCGGATACGCCATTAGGCAGTTTTACCGTTTTGCCATCATAGCTGAACGAGTAGTCTTTAGGAGATACCGTTACATTCATACGATTGAAAACAAAGTTTACACCATCGCCGCCTGCACCTACGCTTTTGAACGTATCTCCAGCAACCATATGTTGTGGGGCATAGGCTGTTGTGAACCCGTCAAACTTCGCAAATGCTTTGCGAATGTTATCCAATTGTTGCTTGCTGTAGTTCACATCTGCGAATGCAGTGATCCCTTGATCATTGTTGCTGTTAGATTTTTGAACAGAGACAGCGACTTGTTGCAACTGAGCTTGACTCAACTTATGATCCGGCGAGCTAAGGGTAACGTAGCGATCATCCAGTTGGAACGTGAGCATGCCCGTTTGGTCTGGTGTGTACCATTTG
Protein-coding sequences here:
- a CDS encoding DUF6138 family protein; the encoded protein is MSTLYDQAMEEMVTTIHEWFDEQEKRDDLEHVTKRTTLQMGIFNDILLDYRPGRTTVDSVDLGLDDGLQSKQAGAFTEEEVRNEIGPKLVEVVQGRLDKLADSPLIDYRFTFRGKFPTTEGTLQLTLLEYINEEKKQQLLERIHTYIDQKLENGAYPTKPLESFFLTRHLLDPKLFPKLDAAWVLRQYDRIQALNQGRPEALAEHRGDITRALRAWAENQFLPQYYDVQSSAYRTNEYSLKPGATLAWDVESQTGQSSDKKEKAQIPGTQPIDLLLYAAVMILRYEPNYSKAEGQTFLELAKQLGNRRAALMMTEGSGTYAKDDIHVKTEEVECKANDVFALMTIHIRKEEPGAYQQALTFITHLLKQGFPKSYKIKLKSAVKQYLPIKGLAKSDTHRFFANALAYPELHPLLEEYAREAIQEFEFYEDTEGEKNCMPGSYATFGLGLVDERYFPLIEYYMGEVDDEHQLIQDKFIAAFVEQQGVTAQSIPALVASLRRSTDSLKLKIQPELENDEILERLVRQIQGLEHFEAERVLYPIFGKVEKLATLARKAEGRRKDLLMNLLQTAGKSKR